ACAATAATCCATTCGAAATCGGTGGAATCAAGAAGGGTTGGCATAGAGTCTCGGTGCATTTTCAGGACAAGAGCTTCTTCGAAGACATATATGTTGATAATAATACGCAGTATAGAACGTATAGATTTAATGGAGCAAGCGGCCGAGTCTCAATCGGTGCAGAGTTCATCGGTCTTGATCAGCAGCCCTGGGCGGAGATTGTGGTGGACGGTAAGCCGATAGAAAGTGGCACTCCGACAGCAATCGATCTCGTCGAGGGACCTCACTTGATTCTGGCGCGGAAGGATGGATTCGAAACTGTCGGAGACTCAAAGATCGTAAATGTCAAAGCAGGTGATAATGCAACGGTTAATTTCAAGCTGAGGCGCAAGTAACGGGAGCAGTTCAGGTTCATTTTTTTGTTGCGTTGTGGATTGACTTTGCCTAAGATCTGAATGTTTGATCACAGTCTGGAGGGATGGAGATGAGAAAGCATGTTCTAGCGAATTTGCTACTTCTGGTTCTTGCCAGTCTCGGCGCTGGCTTAGCCGTCGCACAGACGGCAACCGATGCGGAGCTTGAGGAGGCTTACAGGCTGTATCGGACAGCCCACTTCGAGGATGCCATAATCAAAACGACCGATTTGCTGACCGCAGGCAGCCTTGTCAAGAACCAGGAAGCGCGCGCTTTGCAGATTCTGAGTCTGGCGTCGATTGGCAGGGGGTATGTCGAGCAGGCGGAGGCCTATCTCAAGAAACTGATAGATCTCGATCCGGCAATTGACCTTGACCCCGACGAGTATCCTCCCCAAATAATGGCTCTCTGGTACAAGGTCCGCGAGGGAAAGCCGATCCCTGTCGACGCGCAGGGGGGCACGAGCAAGATCGAGACCATCGCCATTATGTATTTCGACAACAACTCAATCGTTGACCATGACGACCTTGATGCTCTTTCCAAAGGTCTTGCTTCGATGATGATCTATGAAGTGAAGAAAGTCTCGAACCTGGCTGTAGTTGAGAGGGATAGAATCAATTTCCTGGTCGATGAACTGAAATTGCAGCAGAGCGATCTAGTTGACAAGAGTACGGCTGTCAGAATCGGGAAGCTTGTCGGTGCTCACACCCTGCTGATGGGTGGATTCATGAAGCTTTCCAATGACCAGTTTCGAATCGATGCTCGCCTCGTGAAAGTGGAGACCGGCGAGATCATCAAGGCGGACTTCATTGAAGGCAAGCCCAAAGATGTGATGAAGCTCGAGAAGGATCTTGTTGTGAAGATTCTTGCGGATCTTGATATTGCAACGTCGGAAACAGAGACAAAAGAGATTATGAAGGGTCAAGACACGAGTTTCGATGCTCTGTATCACTACTCGCGTGGCCTTGCATACGAGGACAAGAAAGACTACATGGCGGCGCTCCAGCAATATCAAAAGGCTCTGGCGATTGCTCCAGGCTATGTTGAAGCTGAGAAGAAGATGTCGCGGCTTGAACCATTTGCCAGTCAGGGATGAGGTGGTTTATTGAGAAAGCTGATACTGTTATTCCTTACATTCGTACTGCTCATATTCACCGGTTGCGGCGCAAACCTCTACCATAAAGGGGAAAGCGCCTTCGAGAAGAAAGACTATGCCGAAGCAGTACGACTTCTTGAGGATGCTGTCGCGCAGGAACCTGGCAAGTCTGTGATCTGGCGTCAACTGGGCATTGCTTACTATCGTTCGGATCAATTTGCGAATGCCGTAGATGCTCTGAAGCAGGCCACACTGCTCGATCCGGATGATGGAGTCTCCATCCTCTATCTCGGGTTGTCGCAAGAGATTCTCGGGAATGATACCGAGGCAATCGAAGTCTATCGGACGTACTTGTCGTATCAATCGGATGCAGATTTGTCACCTCGTATTCGGCAGCGTGTGCGATATCTGTCCGATCGAAAATTGCAGGCCGAGGTCCGTGCGATTATTGAGAATGAGGACCAGATTGAAGCGGCATCGATTCCTGAAAACACTATCGGAGTACTCGGTTTTGATGCAACGACAGTTGATCCCCAATATTCAGCTCTCGGTCGAGGGCTTTCTGAGATGCTCACAACCGACCTTGCAAAGGTTCAGAGTCTGAAGGTGGTCGAAAGATTGCGACTCAACGAGATTCGCAAGGAATTGGAATTCTCTGAATCGGATATAGCTGACAAGGAGCATGCGCCGCGCCTCGGCAAGCTGATCGGCGCCGCGACTGTTGTGTCCGGTGAGATCAAGCAGCCGGAGCCGAGCGAACTTGAAGCCGAAGCGGGATTGATCAATACCTCGAAGGGGATAGCGATGTATCCGGAGGGTGTTGGCGGGAAGCTGGAGCAGTTCTTCGCAATGGAGAAGAGTCTGCTGTACAACATACTCGATGAGATGGGGTACACGCCGACCGAGGATGAGAAATTGCGACTCGATTCTCTTCCGACATCATCATTCCTGGCATTTCTGTCCTACTCTCGCGGCATGATATATGGCGACCAGGGCATGTACCGCTTAGCGGAAGCCGAGTATAACGCTGCGCTGGCAGAAGACCCTCAGTTTCAAGCTGCTGCTTCAGCGAAGGAGAATGTCACGGGGCTCGATGACTACACTGGCGAAGTGGAGCCGGCGCGAGACATCGAACCGGACATATTTGGTCTTGGGCAGGAGACAACACATTCACCAGAGGCCGGAAACGCGCTGCGTGTGGCACACGGAATGCTCGGATTCCAGGCTGATGAATCGATTCCGGAGGAGGGTGACAATCCGTTTGTTCCTCCGGCAATCATTGGAAAGGTTACGGTCACAGGATCGTTTGATCCGGAGTGATCGTAAGGGACAGGGATGTCGCACTTCACAAGAAAGATATTGCTGCTCGCTGCGGTACTCATTTTCGTCACAGGAGAGGCTGCGGCTCAGATAGTCTTTGGCTCTCCGCCGGTAGCAAGAGCCAGGATCGTCTATCAGTCATGGACTGTCGACAATGACATCACCGGCGATAAGTTTGATGTGAGCCAATGGTACTTTCCCGTTTATGGTTTTGTACCTATCGCCGAGGACTGGGAAGTTCACGTCTCTTCCGCTACAGCGGGTACTCAGAGCGATTCGTCCGGTTCGGATGTGTCAATAAACGGCCTAAACGATACGCGAATTTCTGTACTTCATTCACTATTCGATGACAGGCTTCTTCTGGGCGCAGGACTGAACATACCGACCGGCAAGGCGACTCTCGAGTTGGATCAATCGGGTCTCGGGCAGGTTCTGACTACCGATTTTCTGAATTTCCCTGCAAAGAACTATGGCGAAGGATTTGGGCTGTATCTCGAAAGTGCATACGCGAGGCAGACCGGCAAACTGACTCTCGGTGTCGGTGCCGGCTATCTGCTTAGTTCGTCTTATTCGCCGATAAGAGGTTCCGATAGCTATGATCCGGGCGACAAGTTTGTGGCCGGCGGAAATCTCGGTGTGAGCCACGATTTCGGAAATGCGTACGCATATCTGCGTTACAGTTCTTTCGGCAACAGCACACAGGACGGAATAGATGTCTACAAAATTGGCAGCATCACGGAAGTCGCATTTGGAACGACTTTTATCTATGAGCAGTTCGAATCTGATGCCGGAGTTCGACTCCTCTTTCGTCAGGCTGATTCAAGAACTGTCTCAGGAGAGCTGCTCGAATTCGAACACAAGAACTACGGTAATGACTTGAGAATATTTAC
This region of Candidatus Zixiibacteriota bacterium genomic DNA includes:
- a CDS encoding tetratricopeptide repeat protein, which encodes MRKLILLFLTFVLLIFTGCGANLYHKGESAFEKKDYAEAVRLLEDAVAQEPGKSVIWRQLGIAYYRSDQFANAVDALKQATLLDPDDGVSILYLGLSQEILGNDTEAIEVYRTYLSYQSDADLSPRIRQRVRYLSDRKLQAEVRAIIENEDQIEAASIPENTIGVLGFDATTVDPQYSALGRGLSEMLTTDLAKVQSLKVVERLRLNEIRKELEFSESDIADKEHAPRLGKLIGAATVVSGEIKQPEPSELEAEAGLINTSKGIAMYPEGVGGKLEQFFAMEKSLLYNILDEMGYTPTEDEKLRLDSLPTSSFLAFLSYSRGMIYGDQGMYRLAEAEYNAALAEDPQFQAAASAKENVTGLDDYTGEVEPARDIEPDIFGLGQETTHSPEAGNALRVAHGMLGFQADESIPEEGDNPFVPPAIIGKVTVTGSFDPE